One window from the genome of Pseudomonas sp. L5B5 encodes:
- the mqo gene encoding malate dehydrogenase (quinone): MLKKVNTALIGLAMSIGLTTAHAAEPKKVDVLLIGGGIMSSTLGVWLNELQPDWSMEMVERLDGVAQESSNGWNNAGTGHSALAELNYTPEGKDGKIEIAKAIEINEAFQISRQFWAWQVKSGVLKNPRSFINSTPHMSFVWGDDNLKFLKARYEALQASPLFSGMQYSEDAEQIKKWVPLMMEGRDPAQKIAATWSPIGTDVNFGEITRQFVAHLQAQPNFALKLSSEVEEIERNKDGSWRVTYKNLKDGSKTETDAKFVFIGAGGGALHLLQKSGIPEANEYAGFPVGGSFLVTENATVAEQHLAKAYGKASVGAPPMSVPHLDTRVLDGKRVILFGPFATFSTKFLKEGSYFDLLTSTTTHNIWPMTKVGIEQYPLVEYLAGQLMLSDDDRFAALKEYFPNAKQEDWRLWQAGQRVQIIKRDEEKGGVLKLGTEIVASQDGSIAGLLGASPGASTAAPIMLSVLQKVFKDQVATPAWQEKLKQIVPSYGTALNDSPERVAKEWAYTAEVLQLTPPPPVKGAAPQAPASMAKPESNPAADMAL; encoded by the coding sequence ATGTTGAAGAAAGTGAACACGGCCCTCATCGGGCTGGCGATGTCGATAGGCCTCACGACCGCTCACGCGGCTGAGCCCAAGAAAGTGGATGTACTGCTGATCGGTGGCGGCATCATGAGTTCGACCCTTGGGGTCTGGCTCAATGAATTGCAGCCGGACTGGTCCATGGAGATGGTCGAGCGCCTGGATGGCGTGGCTCAAGAAAGCTCCAATGGCTGGAACAACGCCGGTACCGGCCATTCCGCCCTGGCCGAGCTGAACTACACCCCTGAAGGCAAGGACGGCAAGATCGAGATCGCCAAGGCCATCGAGATCAATGAAGCGTTCCAGATCTCTCGCCAGTTCTGGGCGTGGCAGGTCAAGAGCGGCGTCCTGAAGAACCCGCGTTCGTTCATCAACTCCACGCCGCACATGAGCTTTGTCTGGGGCGATGACAACCTCAAGTTCCTCAAGGCCCGCTACGAAGCCCTGCAAGCCAGCCCGCTGTTCAGCGGCATGCAGTACTCCGAAGATGCCGAGCAGATCAAGAAGTGGGTTCCATTGATGATGGAAGGTCGTGATCCGGCGCAGAAGATCGCTGCGACCTGGAGCCCGATCGGCACCGACGTCAACTTCGGCGAGATCACTCGCCAGTTCGTTGCCCACCTGCAGGCCCAGCCTAACTTCGCCCTGAAGCTGTCCAGCGAAGTAGAAGAAATCGAGCGCAACAAAGACGGCTCGTGGCGCGTGACCTACAAGAACCTGAAAGATGGTTCCAAGACCGAGACCGACGCCAAGTTCGTGTTCATCGGCGCCGGCGGCGGTGCCCTGCACCTGCTGCAGAAGTCGGGCATTCCCGAAGCCAACGAGTACGCCGGTTTCCCGGTGGGTGGCTCGTTCCTGGTGACCGAGAACGCCACAGTGGCCGAGCAGCACCTGGCCAAGGCCTACGGCAAGGCTTCGGTCGGCGCGCCACCGATGTCCGTACCGCACCTGGACACTCGCGTGCTGGATGGCAAGCGCGTGATCCTGTTTGGCCCGTTCGCGACCTTCTCCACCAAGTTCCTCAAGGAAGGTTCGTACTTCGACCTGCTGACCAGCACTACCACGCACAACATCTGGCCGATGACCAAGGTGGGCATCGAGCAATACCCGCTGGTGGAATACCTGGCCGGCCAGCTGATGCTGTCGGATGACGACCGTTTCGCGGCCCTGAAGGAATACTTCCCCAACGCCAAGCAGGAAGACTGGCGCCTGTGGCAGGCCGGCCAGCGCGTGCAGATCATCAAGCGTGACGAAGAGAAGGGCGGCGTGCTGAAGCTGGGCACCGAGATCGTCGCTTCCCAGGATGGCAGCATCGCCGGCCTGCTGGGCGCCTCCCCGGGTGCCTCCACCGCTGCGCCGATCATGCTCAGCGTGCTGCAGAAAGTCTTCAAGGACCAGGTCGCGACTCCAGCCTGGCAGGAGAAGCTGAAGCAGATCGTACCGAGCTACGGCACTGCCCTGAACGACAGCCCTGAGCGCGTGGCCAAAGAATGGGCCTACACCGCCGAAGTGCTGCAACTGACCCCGCCGCCACCTGTCAAGGGTGCGGCCCCTCAAGCGCCGGCCAGCATGGCCAAGCCTGAGAGCAACCCAGCGGCCGACATGGCGCTGTAA
- a CDS encoding PaaI family thioesterase has product MLSTSLQDTTAPEGVCFGCGSSNHHGLHIKSQWHEDGIHVVAEHLPDAKYCGWPDLVYGGLIAMLVDCHSNWTAMAYHYRAEQRVPGSLPRIDCVTGNLGIKFIKPTPMGVPLTLRARVEGEVGRKSQVICEVYAGDVLTAIGDSVFVRVDTQQLANAAHGREN; this is encoded by the coding sequence ATGCTTTCCACTTCCCTGCAAGACACCACCGCGCCCGAGGGCGTCTGCTTCGGCTGCGGCAGCAGCAACCACCACGGCCTGCACATCAAGAGCCAATGGCACGAGGACGGTATCCACGTGGTCGCCGAGCACTTGCCCGACGCCAAGTACTGTGGCTGGCCAGACCTGGTGTATGGCGGCCTGATCGCGATGCTGGTGGACTGCCACTCCAACTGGACCGCCATGGCCTACCACTACCGCGCCGAGCAACGCGTTCCCGGCAGCCTGCCCCGCATCGATTGCGTGACCGGCAACCTGGGGATCAAGTTCATCAAGCCCACGCCCATGGGCGTGCCCCTGACCCTGCGGGCCCGGGTCGAAGGTGAGGTGGGCCGCAAGAGCCAGGTGATCTGCGAGGTCTATGCCGGCGACGTGCTGACGGCCATCGGCGATTCGGTGTTCGTGCGCGTCGATACCCAGCAACTGGCCAACGCAGCCCATGGCCGTGAAAACTGA
- a CDS encoding sigma-70 family RNA polymerase sigma factor, with the protein MVHSSSSNKLGFFFSDHHRWLLQHIQKRLGNRADAEDTAADTFCQLLSAQVDPDSIEQPRAYLSTIARRLVFDRHRRRQLEQAYLLRLSALPELLAPSPEEQLLLIEALVAIDRVLDGLPMIVKTAFLYSQLDGLSYVAIAQKLQLSERTVSRYMKQALRQCYLSDLAL; encoded by the coding sequence ATGGTGCACTCATCTTCGAGCAACAAGCTGGGCTTCTTTTTCAGCGACCACCACCGGTGGTTGCTGCAACACATCCAAAAGCGCCTGGGCAACCGTGCCGACGCCGAAGACACCGCCGCCGATACCTTCTGCCAATTGCTCAGCGCCCAGGTCGATCCGGACAGTATCGAGCAGCCACGCGCCTACCTGTCCACCATCGCCAGGCGCCTGGTGTTCGATCGCCACCGCCGACGTCAGCTGGAGCAGGCTTACCTGTTGCGCCTGAGCGCCCTGCCAGAACTGCTCGCGCCCTCCCCCGAGGAACAGCTGCTGCTGATCGAAGCCCTGGTGGCGATCGATCGCGTGCTCGATGGGCTGCCGATGATCGTCAAGACAGCCTTCCTCTACAGCCAGCTCGATGGCCTGAGCTATGTGGCGATCGCGCAAAAGCTCCAGCTGTCCGAACGCACCGTCAGCCGCTACATGAAACAAGCCCTGCGCCAGTGCTACCTGAGTGACCTCGCCCTGTGA
- a CDS encoding FecR family protein, giving the protein MSRQRLEPAVEQAIDWMVRLRAGDTNPHLEQELAAWLASDPAHAHAWHHLQAKLGTSFSTLRTLDQRLPGQAAQARQMLLSPHASRRQLLRGLAGLGLLGGGLWLGARTPYGETLLADFSTGRGQRRDFTLADGSRLSLNAESAVDLRFDDQQRLVILRHGQLLIQVASDPRRPLRVRSAQGQVQALGTRFLVSQEAGATRVVVQEHSVRLRLQTGHEQDLQQGQAALLYPGRIERLTQDQAHRGDWLSGRLNVLDDSLEQVIAALRPYCRGYVRVSPAVSRLRVQGVFPLDDPQRALDALEQTLPVRVERFGPWLTLIQPRS; this is encoded by the coding sequence GTGAGCCGGCAACGCCTGGAGCCAGCAGTCGAGCAGGCCATCGACTGGATGGTGCGCTTGCGCGCCGGCGACACCAACCCGCACCTGGAACAGGAACTGGCCGCCTGGCTCGCCAGCGATCCCGCCCATGCCCACGCCTGGCACCATCTGCAGGCCAAGCTAGGCACCTCGTTCAGCACCTTGCGCACCCTGGATCAACGGTTGCCCGGACAGGCCGCGCAAGCCCGGCAGATGCTGCTCAGCCCCCATGCGTCTCGCCGCCAGTTGCTGCGTGGCCTGGCTGGGCTCGGCCTGCTGGGTGGCGGCCTGTGGCTCGGCGCACGCACACCTTATGGCGAAACCCTGCTGGCGGACTTCAGCACCGGTCGTGGCCAGCGTCGGGACTTCACCCTGGCCGATGGCAGTCGCCTGAGCCTGAATGCCGAGAGTGCCGTGGACTTGCGGTTCGACGACCAGCAACGCCTGGTGATCCTGCGTCACGGGCAACTGCTGATCCAGGTGGCCAGCGATCCACGCCGGCCGCTGCGGGTGCGCAGCGCCCAGGGCCAGGTCCAGGCCCTGGGCACGCGCTTCCTGGTGAGCCAGGAAGCAGGCGCCACCCGGGTCGTGGTGCAGGAGCATTCGGTGCGACTGCGCCTGCAAACCGGCCATGAGCAGGACCTGCAACAGGGCCAGGCCGCCCTGCTGTATCCCGGGCGGATCGAACGGCTGACGCAAGACCAGGCGCACCGTGGCGATTGGCTCAGCGGTCGCCTGAATGTGCTGGACGACTCCCTGGAACAAGTGATTGCCGCCCTGCGCCCCTATTGCCGGGGTTATGTCCGGGTCAGCCCGGCGGTCAGTCGTCTGCGGGTGCAGGGTGTGTTCCCGCTGGACGACCCGCAGCGGGCCCTCGATGCCCTGGAACAGACCCTGCCTGTTCGCGTCGAGCGCTTCGGTCCCTGGCTCACCCTGATCCAGCCGCGCAGTTGA